One region of Miscanthus floridulus cultivar M001 chromosome 19, ASM1932011v1, whole genome shotgun sequence genomic DNA includes:
- the LOC136529355 gene encoding 16.0 kDa heat shock protein, peroxisomal-like, protein MADFFLGSPFRRLFDARPFSAFEWSSGAAAVAMDWVETPASHVLRVNVAGLGKDDVKVQVEDGNVLTIRGAPPPPAAKDKGKHEDEEGTVWHVAERGKPEFARAVALPENLRVDGIRAGVENGVLTVVVPKEAAPVRPKPRPIAVSSKL, encoded by the exons ATGGCGGACTTCTTCTTGGGGAGCCCGTTCCGCCGCCTCTTCGACGCGCGCCCCTTCTCCGCCTTCGAGTGGTCCtccggcgcggcggcggtggccatggACTGGGTGGAGACCCCGGCCTCCCACGTGCTCCGCGTCAACGTGGCGGGCCTCGGCAAGGACGACGTCAAGGTCCAGGTCGAGGAT GGCAACGTGCTCACCATCAGGGGCGCCCCGCCCCCGCCCGCGGCCAAGGACAAGGGGAAGCACGAGGATGAGGAGGGGACGGTGTGGCACGTGGCGGAGCGCGGCAAGCCGGAGTTCGCGCGGGCCGTGGCGCTGCCGGAGAACTTGCGCGTGGACGGGATCAGGGCCGGCGTGGAGAACGGGGTGCTCACCGTCGTGGTGCCCAAGGAGGCCGCCCCGGTCCGGCCCAAGCCCAGGCCCATCGCCGTCTCCAGCAAGCTCTGA
- the LOC136529257 gene encoding plasmodesmata-located protein 6-like, with amino-acid sequence MSKLVAAAVLPLVVALIMLCACTTPARGGDDYTEFVYAGCSQGRYDPGSQYAADVNTALSSLMNSAGFTSYANYTLPSSAVSTGQLVAVYQCRSDLPAAVCGVCVKSAVSKLSSLCNTAAGAAVQLRACFVRYGNDSFLGKQDTTVLFKKCGGENAGDTGVVAMRDAALGALLAAAAPADEGSSYRAGAAGYVQAMSQCVGDLGAKACTDCVSAASSQLKAGCGYASAGEVYLGKCYARFWSNAAGGSGTGGGVPVVGGGAGTGGGNVIGGAGGVGGAAGNGYAYGGFVPNTYGQHDESGKTLAIIIGLVAAVAIVIVFLSFLRRAGGVGGKR; translated from the exons ATGTCGAAGCTTGTTGCAGCAGCAGTGCTCCCCTTGGTGGTCGCGCTGATCATGCTGTGCGCGTGCACGACGCCCGCGCGCGGCGGCGACGACTACACGGAGTTCGTGTACGCCGGGTGCTCGCAGGGGCGCTACGACCCCGGGTCGCAGTACGCCGCGGACGTGAACACCGCGCTGTCGTCCCTCATGAACAGCGCAGGGTTCACCTCCTACGCCAACTACACCTTGCCGTCGTCGGCCGTATCGACGGGCCAGCTGGTGGCCGTGTACCAGTGCCGCTCCGACCTCCCCGCCGCGGTGTGCGGCGTCTGCGTGAAGTCGGCCGTGTCCAAGCTGTCCTCGCTGTGCAACACGGCGGCGGGCGCCGCGGTGCAGCTGCGCGCCTGCTTCGTGCGGTACGGGAACGACTCGTTCCTGGGGAAGCAGGACACGACGGTGCTGTTCAAGAAGTGCGGCGGCGAGAACGCCGGGGACACGGGCGTAGTGGCCATGCGCGACGCGGCTCTCGGCGCGCTTTTGGCCGCCGCGGCGCCCGCCGACGAGGGCTCGTCGTACCGCGCGGGTGCGGCCGGGTACGTGCAGGCCATGTCGCAGTGCGTCGGGGACCTCGGCGCCAAGGCCTGCACCGACTGCGTCTCCGCCGCGTCCTCGCAGCTCAAGGCCGGCTGCGGCTACGCCTCCGCCGGGGAGGTGTACCTCGGCAAGTGCTACGCGCGCTTCTGGTCCAATGCCGCCGGCGGCAGCGGCACCGGCGGAGGAGTACCGGTCGTCGGAGGTGGCGCCGGTACCGGCGGCGGCAATGTCATCGGTGGCGCCGGCGGTGTGGGAGGAGCAGCAGGCAATGGATACGCATATGGCGGATTCGTGCCAAACACGTACGGACAGCACG ATGAATCTGGGAAAACCCTCGCCATCATCATCGGCCTGGTGGCAGCGGTCGCCATCGTTATCgtcttcctctccttcctccgtAGGGCCGGCGGTGTCGGTG GCAAACGCTAA